In Desulfosediminicola ganghwensis, a single window of DNA contains:
- a CDS encoding PLP-dependent aminotransferase family protein, giving the protein MEEMFAQRMATVPRSFIREILKVSLDPEIISFAGGLPNRKYFPVRGIEAATSAVFAEYGADALQYNNSEGIAELKKIIADRYRLKKGIEIPVDSILITTGSQQALDLVGKVMIDEGDTVLIEEPGYLGAIQSLSMYEPRFEPVPVCKDGLDTEALVTAAGKSKAKLLYTVPNFQNPSGVTYTNATKEKVAEVVKDKGIVLVEDDPYGELRFSGVAQKSFYHYCPEHTVLLGSFSKTVAPGFRVGWLVAPEPLYEKLLIAKQAADLHTASINQYILAKYLQDNDLDSHLEIIIKAYGQQCKAMVAAAHECLPGEVKLWEPEGGMFLWGQLPAGYDAMELFEFAVKEKVVFVPGAAFYTSGKGKSTFRLNFSCTEPVSIKEGMQRLARAFEQYRDSIACAA; this is encoded by the coding sequence ATGGAAGAGATGTTTGCACAAAGAATGGCTACTGTACCTCGGTCGTTTATACGGGAAATATTAAAAGTGTCACTTGATCCCGAAATTATTTCATTTGCCGGTGGATTGCCTAATAGGAAATACTTTCCGGTACGTGGCATCGAGGCGGCGACGAGTGCAGTATTTGCCGAATATGGTGCAGATGCCCTTCAGTACAATAATTCAGAAGGGATTGCCGAGCTCAAGAAGATTATCGCAGACAGGTACCGGCTGAAAAAAGGGATCGAAATCCCGGTGGATTCAATCCTGATTACAACCGGCTCCCAGCAGGCTCTTGACCTGGTTGGCAAGGTCATGATCGATGAGGGTGATACCGTATTGATCGAAGAGCCCGGATATCTTGGAGCGATTCAGTCTCTGTCCATGTATGAACCTCGATTTGAGCCTGTTCCGGTCTGTAAAGATGGTCTCGACACTGAGGCCCTGGTTACGGCCGCAGGTAAAAGTAAGGCGAAATTGCTTTACACCGTGCCCAATTTCCAAAACCCTTCAGGGGTCACATATACCAATGCAACGAAGGAGAAAGTGGCCGAAGTTGTAAAGGATAAGGGGATTGTTCTGGTAGAGGATGACCCCTATGGGGAGTTGCGTTTTAGCGGAGTGGCCCAGAAATCGTTTTATCACTATTGCCCTGAGCATACTGTGCTCCTGGGTTCATTTTCCAAGACAGTAGCGCCGGGTTTCAGGGTTGGCTGGCTGGTGGCACCCGAACCACTGTATGAAAAATTGCTTATTGCCAAGCAGGCTGCAGATTTACATACGGCAAGTATCAATCAGTACATTCTGGCAAAATATTTGCAAGATAACGATCTCGATTCCCATCTTGAAATAATCATCAAAGCCTATGGCCAGCAGTGTAAGGCGATGGTGGCTGCGGCACATGAATGTTTGCCGGGGGAAGTTAAGCTTTGGGAACCTGAGGGTGGAATGTTTCTGTGGGGGCAACTGCCAGCAGGTTATGACGCAATGGAACTCTTTGAGTTCGCGGTAAAAGAAAAAGTGGTTTTTGTGCCTGGGGCGGCATTTTATACCTCCGGGAAAGGGAAGTCTACATTCCGACTGAATTTTTCCTGTACAGAACCTGTATCCATTAAAGAAGGTATGCAGAGGCTTGCCAGGGCTTTTGAGCAGTATCGCGATAGTATTGCCTGTGCCGCGTAA
- a CDS encoding DUF2905 domain-containing protein — translation MNKNLITIGVIVIIIGLLWPWLQKIPFGRLPGDIVVNRDNFRFFMPITTCIVISVVISLILWWFRK, via the coding sequence GTGAATAAGAACCTCATCACAATAGGCGTTATCGTCATAATAATCGGTCTTCTCTGGCCATGGCTTCAGAAGATTCCTTTTGGACGTCTCCCTGGCGATATTGTCGTCAATCGCGACAATTTTCGTTTCTTTATGCCGATAACAACCTGTATCGTCATAAGTGTTGTTATCTCCCTGATCCTCTGGTGGTTCCGCAAATAA
- the folE2 gene encoding GTP cyclohydrolase FolE2, with protein MHIQAVGINNIHTPVKVLQKGGGLQHTIATISMQAKLPSSKRESCVETFTSILNQSLDELSWESFGEILREVQSALGSQSARLEMTFPYFIEKKAPVTETRSLMEYSCTFSGGIGEAEGLTLSVAVPVTTLCPCSKEISQHGAHNQRAEVKLNVEMKKFVWIEDLISLVEQSASCELYALLKRPDEKYVTERAFNNPMFVEDVVRKVAESAMAHPEIDRFSASVESFESIHKHSAYAYVDSDEIR; from the coding sequence ATGCACATCCAAGCTGTCGGCATAAATAATATTCACACTCCCGTTAAAGTGCTCCAGAAAGGTGGTGGCCTGCAACATACTATCGCCACTATCAGCATGCAGGCCAAGCTACCCAGCTCAAAACGGGAGAGCTGTGTCGAGACGTTCACGAGCATCCTCAACCAGTCCCTTGATGAACTGAGCTGGGAAAGCTTCGGAGAGATCCTGCGGGAAGTCCAGAGCGCCCTGGGTTCACAAAGCGCCCGACTGGAAATGACTTTCCCTTATTTTATCGAGAAAAAAGCACCCGTCACCGAGACTCGCAGCCTCATGGAGTACAGCTGCACTTTTTCTGGCGGAATAGGTGAAGCTGAAGGGCTGACCCTGAGTGTCGCCGTACCTGTTACCACGTTATGTCCGTGTTCCAAGGAAATCAGCCAGCACGGAGCACACAACCAGCGGGCCGAGGTTAAACTCAATGTGGAGATGAAGAAGTTCGTCTGGATAGAAGACCTGATTAGCCTCGTTGAACAATCAGCTTCCTGTGAACTCTATGCTCTCTTAAAAAGACCGGACGAAAAGTATGTAACGGAAAGAGCTTTCAACAATCCGATGTTCGTTGAAGACGTAGTTCGCAAGGTGGCTGAATCTGCAATGGCCCACCCTGAAATAGATCGGTTTTCCGCCAGTGTTGAGAGTTTTGAGTCCATCCATAAGCATAGTGCCTACGCCTATGTGGATAGTGACGAAATCCGCTAG
- a CDS encoding RNA-binding S4 domain-containing protein, with protein METSSGQVPHVRIDKWLWAARFFKTRSLAAKAVNGGKVHLNNTRVKAARNVQEGDKLVISKGQDEFHIEVLAVASMRRPASEARLLYEETEESIRERENQRDMRRMMNAGHVHPTAKPDKRDRRKIKAFIRKD; from the coding sequence ATGGAAACTTCATCAGGTCAGGTTCCTCATGTACGTATAGACAAATGGCTATGGGCTGCACGTTTTTTCAAGACGCGGTCTTTAGCGGCTAAGGCTGTCAATGGCGGTAAGGTACATTTGAACAATACCAGAGTGAAGGCGGCCAGAAATGTGCAGGAGGGAGATAAGCTGGTAATAAGTAAAGGCCAAGATGAATTTCACATAGAAGTACTCGCCGTAGCCAGTATGAGAAGACCGGCCAGTGAGGCGAGACTGTTGTATGAAGAGACGGAAGAAAGTATTCGGGAGCGTGAAAATCAAAGGGATATGCGGCGAATGATGAATGCAGGTCATGTGCATCCTACTGCCAAGCCCGATAAGCGTGATCGAAGAAAAATAAAAGCATTTATTCGTAAAGATTGA